In Clostridium sporogenes, one genomic interval encodes:
- a CDS encoding FeoA family protein, whose translation MMTLKDVECGKKVTVVKLHGKGVVKRRIMDMGITKGVEIFVRKLAPLGDPIEVNIRNYELTLRKADAEMIEVK comes from the coding sequence ATGATGACATTAAAAGATGTTGAGTGTGGTAAAAAAGTAACTGTAGTAAAGCTCCATGGAAAAGGAGTTGTAAAAAGAAGAATTATGGATATGGGAATAACTAAAGGGGTTGAAATTTTTGTTCGTAAATTGGCACCTTTAGGAGATCCAATAGAAGTAAATATTAGAAATTACGAATTAACACTTCGTAAAGCCGATGCGGAAATGATAGAAGTAAAGTAA
- a CDS encoding FeoA family protein, whose amino-acid sequence MTLAMAREGEVNQIKKITGRDNVRQFLAKLGFVEGESITVISEISGNMIINVKDSRIAIGKSMANRIII is encoded by the coding sequence ATGACATTAGCGATGGCAAGAGAAGGTGAAGTAAATCAAATAAAGAAAATAACGGGGCGAGATAACGTTCGGCAGTTTCTTGCAAAGCTGGGTTTTGTAGAAGGGGAAAGCATTACTGTCATATCAGAAATATCAGGAAACATGATAATAAATGTAAAAGATTCAAGAATAGCTATTGGTAAAAGTATGGCTAATAGAATTATTATTTAG
- a CDS encoding DUF3795 domain-containing protein, whose translation MNNYEKAVKDLAPCGNDCSRCANYENSKIVLLSKELSENLVNFENMAEKIKDFMPIFNHYEEFLEILNHFSKGNCRGCRFSEKPTCQCSINMCHKKEKINFCFECSKYPCNPTTYNESLTKVWQDNNDDMKKNGVDNFYIAQKEKPRY comes from the coding sequence ATGAATAACTATGAAAAAGCTGTGAAGGATTTAGCTCCTTGTGGAAATGATTGCTCAAGATGTGCAAATTATGAGAATAGTAAAATAGTTCTATTGAGCAAAGAACTTAGTGAGAATTTAGTGAACTTTGAGAATATGGCTGAAAAAATAAAAGATTTTATGCCTATATTTAACCACTATGAAGAATTTTTAGAAATTTTAAATCATTTTTCAAAGGGAAACTGTAGAGGATGTCGTTTTAGTGAGAAGCCTACATGCCAATGCAGTATAAACATGTGCCATAAGAAAGAAAAAATAAATTTTTGTTTTGAGTGTTCTAAATATCCTTGTAATCCAACAACATATAATGAATCCCTTACTAAAGTATGGCAAGATAATAATGATGATATGAAAAAAAATGGGGTTGATAATTTCTATATTGCTCAAAAAGAAAAACCAAGATATTAA
- a CDS encoding RNA polymerase sigma factor, with translation MDIERIINTYGSYVFNYALKLSCNPSVAEDLTQETFINAWKKINTLEDSNAIKAWLRKICFNNFLMDERKNKNYVELLYDDINLLEKEGHLLKYNIPKPEDEVIVEEAISELQNGCFLAMVRYLTLHQRIAFSLIDMFGLSLDEASNIIGISKSATKGLLYRAHMNLDSFFYKHCNLLDVNNPCSCRAWIEFSKKRDNLQKNSNKHKLITKLDYKESNYKFNDEVRGKINFLYKNMPDRKPSENWYQQVVHIINEMYINKN, from the coding sequence ATGGATATTGAAAGAATTATAAATACATATGGGAGTTATGTTTTCAACTATGCTCTAAAATTATCTTGTAATCCCTCTGTTGCAGAGGATTTAACCCAAGAAACATTTATTAATGCATGGAAAAAAATTAATACTTTAGAAGATTCCAATGCAATTAAAGCATGGCTCAGAAAAATATGCTTTAATAATTTTCTAATGGATGAAAGAAAAAATAAAAATTATGTTGAACTACTTTATGATGATATTAACCTTCTTGAGAAGGAAGGACATTTATTAAAATATAATATTCCAAAACCTGAAGATGAAGTAATTGTAGAAGAAGCTATTAGTGAGCTACAAAATGGTTGTTTTCTAGCTATGGTAAGATATCTAACTTTACATCAACGAATAGCATTTTCACTAATTGATATGTTTGGACTATCTTTGGATGAAGCTTCAAACATAATTGGTATTTCAAAGAGTGCAACAAAGGGATTACTTTATCGAGCTCATATGAATTTGGACTCATTTTTTTATAAGCATTGTAATCTTTTAGATGTGAATAATCCTTGCAGCTGCAGAGCTTGGATTGAGTTTTCTAAAAAGAGAGATAATTTGCAAAAGAATTCTAATAAGCATAAATTAATTACAAAGTTGGATTATAAGGAATCAAACTATAAATTTAATGATGAAGTCCGTGGTAAGATAAATTTTTTATATAAAAATATGCCTGATAGGAAACCTTCGGAAAACTGGTATCAACAAGTTGTTCATATAATAAATGAAATGTATATTAATAAAAATTAG
- a CDS encoding LysR family transcriptional regulator, with protein MEIRHLQTFITIVELERFTKAADYLGYAQSTITAHIQILENELGEVLFDRLGKKIVLTNVGKELVPYAKQMLQVYKEIKNITSKEREVCGDLIIGAGESLSIYRLGKILKEYKKEFPKVNIILKNSICSDLRSKLHSGELDIIFTIEPEIMDRYLIVKNLKDENMVIVGAPDADLEFLSTNYEGKLAKESIIFSEKGCSFRIAFEKYLKQKKIKYVNPLEFSSIETTKKCVMNGLGISLLPFYAVRNEIKEGSLKTIEVKEPFDKFRTQLVYHKNKSISLPMSKLIEIALRNSANWK; from the coding sequence ATGGAGATTAGGCATTTGCAGACATTTATAACTATAGTTGAACTTGAAAGATTTACAAAAGCAGCAGATTATTTAGGATATGCTCAGTCTACTATAACAGCTCATATTCAAATTTTAGAAAATGAATTAGGGGAAGTTTTATTTGATCGTTTAGGCAAAAAAATTGTTTTAACTAATGTAGGTAAAGAATTGGTTCCATATGCTAAACAGATGTTACAAGTATATAAAGAAATTAAAAATATAACATCAAAAGAAAGAGAGGTATGTGGTGATTTAATTATTGGAGCAGGGGAATCTCTATCTATATATCGTTTAGGAAAAATTTTAAAAGAATACAAAAAGGAGTTTCCAAAGGTGAATATCATTTTAAAGAATTCAATTTGTAGTGATTTAAGAAGTAAATTACATAGTGGAGAGTTAGATATTATCTTTACTATTGAACCTGAGATTATGGATAGATATTTAATTGTTAAAAATTTAAAAGATGAAAATATGGTTATTGTTGGTGCACCAGATGCAGATTTAGAATTTTTATCAACGAATTATGAGGGTAAATTGGCAAAAGAAAGTATCATATTTAGTGAAAAAGGCTGTAGTTTTAGAATAGCATTTGAAAAATATCTAAAACAGAAAAAAATAAAATATGTAAATCCTTTAGAATTTTCAAGTATAGAGACCACTAAAAAGTGTGTAATGAATGGTTTAGGAATTTCACTTTTACCTTTTTACGCAGTTAGAAATGAGATAAAGGAAGGAAGTCTTAAGACAATAGAAGTAAAAGAACCATTTGATAAGTTTAGAACTCAACTTGTGTATCATAAAAATAAAAGTATATCCCTGCCAATGAGTAAATTAATAGAAATTGCATTAAGAAATTCTGCCAATTGGAAATAA
- a CDS encoding DJ-1/PfpI family protein — translation MKKVLLLLANGFEAVEASVFTDVIGWNKLEGDGTAELITVGIREKLKCTFNFTVIPEMHISEVTIDEFDALAIPGGFEEAGFYEDAYSEDFLNIIREFDKAGKTIASICVGALPIGKSGVLVDRNATTYNLGNGKRQDQLSEFGANVLADKPIVIDKNIITSYNPSTAFHVAFKLLELLTSKENCANVKRLMGF, via the coding sequence ATGAAAAAAGTATTATTGCTTCTTGCCAATGGTTTTGAAGCCGTAGAAGCAAGTGTTTTTACAGATGTTATAGGATGGAATAAATTAGAAGGTGATGGTACTGCAGAATTAATAACTGTTGGAATTAGAGAAAAATTAAAATGTACCTTTAATTTCACAGTAATTCCTGAAATGCATATCAGTGAAGTTACTATTGATGAATTTGATGCACTTGCAATACCAGGTGGATTTGAAGAAGCAGGATTTTATGAAGATGCTTATAGCGAAGATTTTTTAAATATAATCAGAGAATTTGATAAAGCAGGAAAAACAATAGCTTCTATTTGTGTTGGTGCGCTGCCTATTGGGAAAAGTGGAGTGCTAGTTGATAGAAATGCCACAACTTACAATTTAGGAAATGGTAAAAGACAAGATCAATTATCTGAATTTGGTGCAAATGTTCTTGCTGATAAACCTATTGTTATAGATAAAAATATAATTACTTCCTACAATCCTTCAACTGCTTTCCATGTAGCTTTTAAACTTTTAGAGCTGCTCACCTCTAAAGAAAACTGTGCTAATGTTAAGAGACTAATGGGGTTTTAG
- a CDS encoding Crp/Fnr family transcriptional regulator — MKKILDNDLLNHYIDKHNIESIFDKDILKYAQLHFYEKEEYILKAESNLEYYYLIVDGKIKISYPFENGKSMLLKFYKDFNTIGDLEFLKNIPILCDIDAVGDTYLIAIPSDILRKKYLDNIKFLHHLIDSLSEKLYATINNSSYNFVYPLINRLSSYLVEHIEDKNYIILNSSFLEIAQFLGTTYRHLNRTFKELESKSIIKCENKTIYILDENRLRDLSKNFYIKSL, encoded by the coding sequence ATGAAAAAAATTTTGGATAATGACCTTTTAAACCATTATATTGATAAGCATAATATAGAAAGCATATTTGACAAGGATATATTAAAATATGCACAACTTCATTTTTATGAAAAAGAGGAATACATATTAAAAGCAGAGTCTAATCTTGAATACTATTATTTGATTGTAGATGGGAAAATCAAAATTTCTTATCCCTTTGAAAATGGTAAATCAATGCTTTTAAAGTTTTATAAAGACTTTAATACTATAGGAGATTTAGAGTTTTTAAAAAACATTCCAATACTCTGCGACATTGATGCAGTAGGAGATACTTATTTGATAGCAATACCTTCAGATATACTTAGAAAAAAGTATTTAGATAATATAAAGTTTTTACACCATTTAATAGACTCTTTAAGCGAAAAACTTTATGCAACAATTAATAATAGCTCATATAATTTTGTATATCCGCTCATAAATAGATTATCTAGCTATCTAGTTGAACATATAGAAGACAAAAACTATATAATTTTAAATTCATCATTCTTAGAAATTGCTCAATTCCTCGGAACAACCTATAGGCATTTAAATAGAACTTTTAAAGAGCTTGAATCAAAATCAATTATAAAATGTGAGAATAAAACAATATATATATTAGATGAAAATAGACTTAGGGACCTATCTAAAAACTTTTATATAAAATCTCTATAA
- a CDS encoding YjjG family noncanonical pyrimidine nucleotidase, with product MKYKIIIFDADETLFDFRKSERDAFKNAMLEFGIKYDENHHLKVYKDINKAIWKELENGLITQKELKVERFKRLSHKLNIKFNEYDFAKSYMKHLSHASFLYDGSINLVESLHKNYRLSIVTNGLKDVQNNRIRKSIIAKYFEDIVISEEVQVSKPNPKIFEYSLNNMNHTDKRNVLMVGDSLTSDIQGGINFGIDTCWFNPNKVINKTEIKPTYEISNLMELKDILEK from the coding sequence ATGAAGTACAAGATTATAATATTTGATGCAGATGAAACTTTATTTGATTTTAGAAAATCTGAAAGAGATGCTTTTAAAAATGCTATGCTGGAATTTGGTATAAAATATGATGAAAACCATCATTTAAAAGTGTACAAGGATATAAATAAAGCTATATGGAAAGAGCTTGAAAATGGACTTATCACTCAAAAAGAATTAAAAGTTGAGAGATTTAAAAGATTATCCCATAAATTAAATATTAAATTTAATGAATATGATTTTGCAAAATCATATATGAAACATTTATCCCATGCATCCTTTTTATATGATGGTAGTATAAATCTTGTAGAAAGTTTACATAAAAATTATAGACTTTCTATAGTTACTAATGGTCTTAAGGATGTTCAAAATAATAGAATCAGAAAATCTATTATAGCAAAATACTTTGAAGATATAGTAATATCTGAAGAGGTTCAAGTATCAAAGCCAAACCCTAAAATATTTGAATATTCTCTAAATAATATGAATCATACAGATAAAAGAAATGTTTTAATGGTGGGGGACAGCTTGACCTCTGATATACAAGGAGGTATAAATTTTGGTATAGACACCTGCTGGTTCAATCCTAATAAAGTTATAAATAAAACAGAAATAAAACCTACTTATGAAATCTCTAATCTAATGGAACTTAAGGATATACTTGAAAAATAG
- a CDS encoding flavodoxin domain-containing protein: MKTLIVYGTKHGTTEKCSKFLKDKLSGEVVIINIKKENMPDITEFNNIIIGGSIYMGQIQKGVKNFCIENINVLKEKRVGIFICGLNEKDIEAQLNNAFPKELLTNAVAKECFGGECILKNMNFFERFIMKKVSKIDKDTSKISEENINKFTQLINDDYRSR, translated from the coding sequence ATGAAAACACTTATTGTTTATGGAACTAAGCATGGCACTACGGAAAAATGTAGTAAGTTTTTGAAGGATAAACTTTCAGGAGAAGTTGTAATTATAAATATAAAGAAGGAAAATATGCCAGATATAACTGAATTTAATAACATAATTATTGGTGGATCAATTTATATGGGACAGATTCAAAAGGGAGTAAAAAATTTTTGTATAGAAAATATTAATGTATTAAAAGAAAAAAGAGTAGGGATTTTTATATGTGGACTCAATGAGAAAGATATAGAGGCACAGTTAAACAATGCCTTCCCAAAAGAATTACTAACTAATGCCGTTGCAAAAGAATGTTTTGGTGGTGAATGTATACTTAAGAATATGAATTTCTTTGAAAGATTTATAATGAAGAAGGTTAGTAAGATTGATAAGGACACATCAAAAATTTCAGAAGAAAATATTAATAAGTTCACTCAGCTAATAAATGATGATTATAGGAGTAGGTAA
- a CDS encoding TetR/AcrR family transcriptional regulator, whose protein sequence is MGITERRKLEKEIIRKKIIDTASQILVEEGYENLSIRKIANKIEYSPGIIYHYFKDKSEIVTFVVQQGYGRILKSINEVPVDTQNPEKTIEQGLRKYIELMLQYPEQFRTVLMNDIKSIQEKVNMLHEGVSKDRKSIQQLCRLVELGIEKGKFRDMDIELTAQIIWTSTHGLLSRLILEKNISKQQRERLIDHHFQILISGLLK, encoded by the coding sequence ATGGGTATTACTGAAAGAAGAAAATTAGAAAAAGAAATTATAAGAAAAAAAATAATAGATACAGCAAGTCAAATATTAGTTGAGGAAGGATACGAAAATTTATCAATTAGAAAGATAGCAAATAAAATAGAGTATTCTCCAGGTATTATTTATCATTATTTTAAAGATAAATCTGAAATAGTAACTTTTGTTGTACAGCAGGGTTATGGCAGGATATTAAAAAGTATAAATGAAGTTCCAGTAGATACTCAAAATCCAGAAAAGACCATAGAGCAGGGATTAAGAAAATATATTGAACTTATGTTACAGTATCCGGAGCAATTTAGAACAGTTTTAATGAATGATATTAAATCTATACAAGAAAAAGTAAATATGCTTCATGAAGGTGTTTCAAAGGATAGAAAGAGTATACAACAGCTTTGTAGATTAGTAGAGCTAGGGATTGAAAAAGGCAAGTTTAGAGATATGGATATAGAGCTTACTGCACAAATAATATGGACTTCAACTCATGGACTTTTGTCTAGGTTGATATTAGAAAAAAATATATCAAAACAGCAAAGGGAAAGACTTATAGATCATCATTTTCAGATTCTTATAAGTGGATTGTTAAAATAG
- a CDS encoding CDP-alcohol phosphatidyltransferase family protein has product MKIPRCIPNILTGLRMVLTFIYLLFLDNLNLYSNNKLYFTCGIIVFLLICVTDFIDGKIARKIKAESLLGSFLDVTADFIFVISSLALLNLNNRIPIWFTVLTLIKFIEFLVTSYIIKKYHNISNNFFSFDYFGRAAAINFFLIPGIVLLTYIGLDILYINTLIFITLILVIISFLVRCTKVIKHLS; this is encoded by the coding sequence ATGAAGATACCAAGATGTATACCGAATATTTTAACTGGATTGCGTATGGTATTAACTTTTATCTATTTATTGTTTTTGGATAATTTGAATCTTTATAGTAATAATAAATTATATTTTACATGCGGGATAATAGTATTTCTTTTAATATGTGTAACAGATTTTATAGATGGGAAAATTGCAAGAAAAATAAAGGCTGAATCTCTTTTAGGAAGTTTTTTAGATGTAACTGCAGATTTTATTTTTGTCATATCCTCGCTAGCTCTTTTAAATCTTAATAATAGGATTCCAATATGGTTTACAGTACTTACGCTAATTAAGTTTATAGAGTTTTTGGTTACATCTTACATTATTAAAAAGTACCACAATATTTCTAATAATTTTTTTTCATTTGATTATTTTGGCCGTGCTGCCGCAATTAACTTTTTTTTAATACCTGGAATAGTTTTATTAACTTATATAGGATTAGATATTCTCTATATAAATACGCTTATATTTATAACTTTAATATTGGTTATTATATCCTTTTTAGTAAGATGTACAAAAGTTATAAAGCACTTAAGTTAA
- a CDS encoding flavodoxin family protein has product MKKGFKIMKRIFLSFIVLLISVMLLFSWFVKGNSKDYGENSKVLKSDKVSNKKALVVYQPSKSKLTKKIAEQIAQGIKDEGYEVTINYPGKHMTEDISQYSIIVFGSPVYVGETSSTLVNYMRSIKDFSNKKILLFVTGAQLENNELGKMEKNLRKIKATEKVGFKNGMDDESKAYETGKRIAGE; this is encoded by the coding sequence ATGAAAAAAGGCTTTAAAATTATGAAAAGAATTTTTCTTAGCTTTATAGTGTTGTTAATTTCAGTAATGTTATTATTTTCTTGGTTTGTAAAAGGAAATAGTAAGGATTATGGTGAGAATTCTAAAGTATTGAAGTCAGATAAGGTAAGTAATAAAAAGGCTTTAGTAGTATATCAACCATCTAAAAGTAAGTTAACTAAAAAGATTGCGGAGCAAATTGCCCAGGGAATAAAGGACGAAGGCTATGAGGTTACTATTAATTATCCCGGAAAGCATATGACAGAGGATATTTCACAATATTCTATTATAGTTTTTGGATCGCCAGTTTATGTTGGAGAAACATCATCTACCTTAGTTAATTATATGAGGTCTATAAAAGATTTTTCTAATAAGAAAATACTTTTATTTGTTACTGGTGCTCAACTAGAGAATAATGAATTAGGCAAAATGGAGAAAAATCTTAGGAAGATAAAAGCTACAGAAAAAGTAGGGTTTAAAAACGGAATGGATGATGAAAGTAAAGCTTATGAAACAGGAAAGAGAATTGCAGGAGAATAG
- the aspS gene encoding aspartate--tRNA(Asn) ligase — protein MKRTLISELKNSINKKVNIQGWIHKIRKLKNIAFLIIRDRSGLVQCIVDNDKFDLSIVKIESIVSITGTVKESTNGLNPFEIQVENLEIINAALDKLPIEINKENLEINLDTMLNNRILSLRHPKVNSIFKVQNSIVNGFREFLNKEGFTEIYTPKIVWEGAEGGTEVFKVKYFENTAYLAQSPQFYKQMMVGAGFERVFEIGHAYRAEEHNTNRHLNEYISMDLEIGFIEDEKDIMKIEERLLKFILEKLNKECNEYFDLLDSELPSVKGEIPKIAFKEALDILSREYNKNNLTCDLDPEGEKLICKYAKEKLNSDFIFLTNYPREKRPMYTMPLGEDGTHSFDLLFRGIEITTGGQRIHDYNMLVDNMKFKGFNPKDYESYLSVFKYGMPEHGGLAIGLERLTARLLGLENVREAALITRDRTRLLP, from the coding sequence ATGAAAAGAACATTAATAAGTGAATTAAAAAATTCTATAAATAAAAAAGTAAATATCCAAGGATGGATTCATAAAATTAGGAAATTAAAAAATATAGCATTTTTAATCATAAGGGATAGATCAGGCTTAGTTCAATGTATTGTAGACAACGATAAATTCGATTTATCAATAGTAAAGATAGAATCCATCGTGTCAATAACAGGAACTGTTAAAGAAAGTACTAATGGTTTAAATCCTTTTGAAATACAAGTAGAAAATCTAGAAATTATAAATGCTGCTTTAGATAAACTTCCAATAGAAATAAATAAAGAAAATCTAGAGATTAATTTAGACACTATGCTTAATAATAGGATATTAAGCCTAAGGCATCCTAAGGTAAATTCAATATTTAAGGTGCAAAACTCAATAGTAAATGGATTCAGAGAGTTTTTAAATAAAGAAGGATTTACAGAAATTTATACTCCAAAAATTGTATGGGAAGGGGCTGAAGGTGGTACAGAAGTATTTAAGGTAAAATACTTTGAAAATACTGCTTATTTGGCTCAAAGTCCTCAATTTTACAAACAGATGATGGTAGGAGCTGGATTTGAAAGAGTATTTGAAATAGGGCATGCCTATAGGGCAGAAGAGCATAATACTAATAGACATTTAAATGAATATATTAGTATGGACTTAGAAATTGGATTTATAGAAGATGAGAAAGATATTATGAAAATTGAAGAAAGGTTATTAAAGTTCATATTAGAAAAACTTAATAAGGAATGTAATGAGTATTTTGATTTATTGGATTCAGAATTACCAAGTGTCAAAGGTGAAATACCTAAAATTGCATTTAAGGAAGCATTAGATATATTAAGTCGGGAATATAATAAAAATAACTTAACTTGTGACCTAGATCCAGAAGGTGAAAAACTCATCTGTAAGTATGCAAAGGAAAAGCTAAATAGTGATTTCATATTTTTAACTAACTATCCTAGAGAAAAAAGACCAATGTATACTATGCCTCTAGGTGAAGATGGAACTCACAGTTTTGACCTGTTATTTAGAGGTATAGAGATTACTACAGGTGGTCAAAGGATTCATGACTATAACATGCTAGTAGATAATATGAAATTTAAAGGATTTAATCCTAAGGATTATGAGAGTTATTTATCTGTTTTTAAGTATGGCATGCCTGAGCATGGTGGCCTTGCCATTGGCTTAGAGCGATTGACAGCAAGGCTTTTAGGATTAGAAAATGTTAGGGAAGCTGCATTAATTACAAGAGATAGAACTCGTTTACTTCCTTAA
- a CDS encoding B3/4 domain-containing protein yields the protein MKFIVAKEVFEKLDNVCFGVVVAKGINNKESIEATQLLKDSIELIETKFKDKNVKEIEEMVYYREAFLKLGINPNKFKSSIEAITTRVAKKKGFPNINPVVDIGNAVSLKYLVPLGAHDIDTAKEDICLRFSKEGDTFLPFGENELELLGEDELIYSVGNKVKTRRWIWRQSEQGKITEESRNIFFPIDGFKDKNYNNVIDARNELAEILKKNFNCEIKVGFVDINNTEFEF from the coding sequence ATGAAGTTTATAGTAGCAAAAGAAGTTTTTGAGAAACTAGATAATGTATGTTTCGGTGTTGTGGTAGCTAAGGGAATTAATAATAAAGAGAGCATCGAAGCTACTCAGCTTTTAAAAGATAGTATAGAATTAATTGAAACAAAATTTAAAGATAAAAATGTAAAAGAAATAGAAGAGATGGTGTATTATAGAGAAGCATTTTTGAAATTAGGTATTAATCCTAATAAATTTAAAAGCTCCATTGAAGCAATAACTACAAGAGTAGCAAAAAAGAAAGGATTCCCTAATATAAATCCAGTTGTGGATATAGGAAATGCAGTTTCATTAAAATATCTAGTTCCGCTAGGTGCTCATGATATAGATACTGCCAAAGAAGACATTTGTCTTAGATTTTCAAAAGAAGGAGATACATTCCTTCCTTTTGGTGAAAATGAATTGGAACTTTTAGGAGAGGATGAACTTATTTACTCTGTAGGTAACAAGGTAAAAACAAGAAGATGGATATGGAGACAAAGCGAACAAGGTAAAATTACTGAAGAGAGCAGGAATATATTTTTCCCTATAGATGGATTTAAAGATAAAAACTATAATAATGTAATTGATGCAAGAAATGAACTGGCAGAAATATTAAAAAAGAATTTTAATTGTGAAATAAAAGTAGGATTTGTAGATATAAATAATACTGAATTTGAATTTTAA
- a CDS encoding MerR family transcriptional regulator has protein sequence MKDLFTIGEISKLFNVNIGTLRYYDEIDLFKPIFIDRTNSYRYYSTDQFEQLNTIKYLKALGMPLNTIDYHLKKRSIDNIIELFEKQKKITEEKIKELEFTKQKIQNRINQINYARQYHNLDVVREIEFEERSIVLLKEKIKSNNDLELSIRHLENKTNKNASIFNGKVGVSISIDKLKNRILDEYDYIFLFTEGERYNKNLIKVLPEGTYISVRFTGTHENSPVYYDKLLKYIEEKGYTIIDDSIEITLIDFGLTTEKSEFVTEIQILINKS, from the coding sequence ATGAAAGATTTATTTACAATTGGAGAAATATCAAAATTATTTAATGTTAATATAGGGACATTAAGATATTATGATGAAATTGACTTATTTAAGCCAATATTTATAGATAGAACTAATAGTTATAGATATTATTCAACAGATCAATTTGAACAATTAAACACAATAAAGTATTTAAAAGCTCTTGGAATGCCATTAAACACAATAGATTATCATTTAAAGAAACGGAGTATTGATAATATTATTGAGTTATTTGAAAAACAGAAAAAAATTACTGAAGAAAAGATAAAAGAACTAGAATTTACAAAGCAAAAAATTCAAAATAGAATAAATCAAATTAACTATGCAAGGCAATACCATAACTTGGATGTGGTTCGAGAGATTGAATTTGAAGAGAGAAGTATTGTTTTATTAAAAGAAAAAATAAAATCCAATAATGATTTAGAATTATCCATTAGACATTTAGAGAATAAGACTAATAAAAATGCTTCTATTTTTAACGGGAAAGTAGGAGTATCAATCTCTATAGATAAATTAAAGAATAGAATACTTGATGAATATGATTATATTTTTTTATTTACAGAAGGGGAAAGATATAATAAAAATCTGATAAAAGTATTACCAGAAGGTACTTACATTAGTGTTCGTTTTACTGGAACTCACGAAAATTCTCCAGTATATTATGATAAGCTTTTAAAATACATTGAAGAAAAAGGATACACAATTATAGATGATTCAATAGAAATAACGTTAATTGATTTTGGATTAACTACTGAAAAATCAGAATTTGTAACGGAAATCCAAATATTAATAAATAAATCTTGA
- a CDS encoding MarR family transcriptional regulator, which translates to MIIEEKDNKLVELFEKVISFINHLSEIEKDQEKNLIEAILNIKEDKEEGDKEFKKITDNDIKEISLSEFHVIECIGKNNMPNNIFIAKELNMTKGGISKINSKLLSKNIIKADKIENDKREIYYSLTEKGIVLFKLHEHLHKKEQEKLMKILDNYKQEEITTILKFLDDLKKVV; encoded by the coding sequence ATGATAATAGAAGAGAAAGATAATAAATTAGTAGAATTATTTGAAAAAGTTATTTCTTTTATAAATCATTTAAGTGAAATAGAAAAAGATCAAGAGAAAAATTTAATTGAAGCAATTTTAAATATAAAGGAAGATAAAGAAGAAGGAGATAAGGAATTTAAAAAAATAACAGATAATGATATAAAAGAAATATCCTTATCTGAGTTCCACGTTATAGAATGTATAGGTAAAAATAATATGCCTAATAATATATTTATAGCAAAAGAGCTTAATATGACTAAAGGTGGTATATCAAAAATAAATTCAAAACTTCTTTCAAAGAATATTATTAAAGCAGATAAAATTGAAAATGATAAAAGAGAAATTTATTATAGTTTAACAGAAAAAGGTATAGTTTTGTTTAAACTACATGAGCATCTTCATAAAAAAGAACAAGAAAAATTAATGAAAATTTTAGATAACTATAAACAAGAAGAAATAACTACTATTTTAAAATTTTTAGATGATTTAAAAAAGGTTGTATAA